Below is a genomic region from Erigeron canadensis isolate Cc75 chromosome 7, C_canadensis_v1, whole genome shotgun sequence.
catAATTCTACAAAATTAGGTACAAAACTCACCTGAGACGAGCAATACAAATACAATTTACCGCTCTAAGATAGGCGGGAAAAGGTTCAAAGCTCAACAATAATCACCTACTACACAAATATCAAGTTAACTTAAGGTACCCCAAACGGTAAGGTCCAACTAGTTCAGCCATACCACAACCCCAAGAAAGGATtattaaatgaaattaaaaagacaaaagttaaaaagggaAAATTTGTGGCACAAACCTAAAATTTACAGCACAACTTAAATATTTGAGGCACAAATTTCACACTGAACCAGAAGGTGAAGTACTCTAAAAAAAAGAGCAATGCTACATCcacaaacaaaattttacaaacaaaaactACAAACACATGTGGTATCAATAACCACCaatgaaactatatttattttctctttcttgaatcaattttttttttctattggtCCACACAGGGACGGAGCCATAACTTATTATGTAACAGagcaaatttaaaagtctcttgttatatttattagagtcatttttgaaggaaaaattttttaaaaaaattgacccTCACATGAGAATTAGAAAATatgaacttttaaaataatttcgtgTGAGTGCAAATTATGGGAACTTGAACATTGGTCTTTGCAATTTTGACAAATGTGCAGAAGGATGAGTTGcattatattaaacaacataaaataaattcatCGAAATCAATGATATGCAATTTAGCCTCTACATAAATTTTCAcctgactattgtgattactattatataataatttgaaaagaaaatatcatttttacatacaactatattatttatcaatgtatgatacattaactcaaacaaataaaatacttttttcaacttctctttttaaactctattaaaaatcaaaataactcaagatttttactttatcaatagaggattttatctcaaaactaatgcttccAATATAAGTAACATACTTCCAAAGGAGAGGCGTATGACAACGATGGTGACATTCGTGCCTCCGACgtgtgttttaaaaaaaaataatgttgtaAACAGAAATTTCCTCCACATCAATCACGAGTTTATATATCATCTTATTTGATGCTTTAGAAACACAAAAAATATTTGGTCAAATATAATCATCACCAAAAAtcttttaactattaattaatactCCGTTATCACCAAATTTTAAATGTAAGTGAGATTCTTATGGTAGCTTACATCTTCAACTCATTTAAACTATATTATAAACAGATCTTCCAGTTTTTTTACATTCCTATCCTATCCTATCATACATGAGATCGAATGTCAATGCATATAATTTCATATGGAAGATTGTGTTGCATATGTCCATCATGACATATTTTGCCTTATCACATGCCTAACCTTagaatatttaaagtttatttattagtcatttaaaaaattagaacAAAATGAAAACCATAGGTGTTTTCTTCATAGCGATACATGATGGTGTTTCCAATCGGACCAAAGGTCCAACTCTCCGTCCCCTATCCCTTTCTTAAAGTACTCAGTCGCTCGGCTCCAACAATATAACAGACAATTATTTTCGAATTTTGAGGTCCCTGTAATTAACTATCATCATGGTTTAAAGGTGTGACTTGTAATTTGCATTTACTAATAGAGCTaaccattttataaaaatttaaaataaaataaactggAAGGAACACTCAATCCACGGTACCGCATTCGGTACCCACAAGTGGTTTGACATTATTATATTTCGTGTTGTGTTCGTGTTTGAGAAAACTAACACGTTAAGATTTTGTGTCTTAACAATTGTTAAGTTAAGACACAAAATCTTAACAAGTTTAATAACAGGTTGTATTGTGTAACCTCTTAATATTATGTCCTGTTTATGTTTGAAAAAGACGCGATTAATTATCTTGTCGTGTTCCTGTTTAAGCTTTACATGTCCAGCATTAATAGATTTCGCATCTTGATAGGTCGTACTAAAAAGACAATACAATTTCTTCATTTTAACAAAATGGAACTTCTAGTAATTTTCATATAAACCCAATGTCGCTTGTAGACATCACTTCTTTTACACTAATTCTAACATATAAATCTGCTTTCCACccgcgtttttttttaattccgtCTTACATCCTCatctatacatacacatatatacatacatacatagatatatatctTCAATTCCATTTTACATCCTcacctatacatacacatatacacatacatatagaAACACACAATTATGGAATTACAAAAAGGATACAAACTATTAATCCAACAATACAAAGCATTATTCACCAAAAACTTACTACTAGCATGGAGAAACAAAAGAGCAACATTCCTTCAATTATTTTCATCcattttcttcatattattgCTTTTCATTATTCAAAAAGCAATAGAAGGTcgtttcagtttcaccactgCTTTTGAAAGCCTACGTGATCCGCAATCGCTTATCGATCCACCAATTCCTCCATGTGAGGATAAGTATTATACTAAGCTTCCATGTTACGATTTTGTTTGGAGTGGAAGTGATAGTGCTAGAATTCGATCAATTGTGGATCGGATTCGGGATAATAATCCTGGTAGACCTATTCCTTCTGATAAGGTAATTTCCGCATTCATTTTTGAATATATGCACACAACCACACACAAAACCTTCCGTGTAAAAGTATTCCAAACATTGTTCTTTAGCCATGGATTCATGCATTGATTAGATGAGTTTCATTATTACATGTAAAAACATACTCATTAGAATTTAATAGCACCGTACCCACGCAATGGGAGGACGTTGTTAGCGATGACGATCTAGTAGTGTCGGGTGGTCATAAGTCATAACAAAGAATATTGACAGTGGTGGCGATGTAAaggttatattaaaaatattttaaaagataaagacttttatatatatatatatatatatatattgtaaattattaaaataaaagtgtaggatataaattaatttacttgggtaattttcaataacttttgcTAAAAAAGTTGTTCATTAAGAGTAATTTTGTACTTTTACAACTAATATTAATTAagagtaattttaaaaatgaaggGTGGTAACGAAAGAAGAGAAATAGAGATACGGACTCCAATGGCGGGGGAGGATGAACCCAGCCCATTTGAAATGAACTCATCCTGaaaactaaaattagaaaaaaaaaatgaaattatcttggtttacaaattaaaaaatggaaaagaaTAATGTGGGTTTAGTGATTTATATGCAATGATTCATTAGTTTTTGGTGGAAATATTCCAAAACGATATATATCAACAACATTATCACATTATCTTTGATTATTTTACCTTCATATTGAATAATGTCCTTTAAttctttaaatattaattaggGATAGTGGTTCATCACTGGTTGTTTGACTTCATGTAATTAGAATAAATATTACAAGCTGCTTTGAAAAACAAATTACTTTGTTCTAATAATCCGTTTCTTACTTCTACATCAATTTAATTTACCATgttgtcttaaaaaaaaaaagccctgcaatatatattaggtaaggtTTGCTAATCTAAAACTGTTCTATTTTGTCCTTGTTAacaagagttttttttttttttttttctttgcaatTAGCTAGCTAAccattttttatgatacaatgaGGCTATTTAGCTGATTATTTAGATGTTTACTATGAGGCGCTATTAGACTCTTTTTAaggtaatatttttttaaggtaATATAGCATAACAGTTTTATGGTCACCATGAGAATGAAGCATATGTTTAGTAGTTAACCGCTATTAAttctaaaagtttaaaatttaaaacagtTTAGTTTGTACCGGACTACGTACCGGTGACATGGTTTAGCTGACATCTTTTAGTTTAGGTGACTAGAGCGGTGGGCATACAACACTACGACGTGCAAAAAGTATTTTACGTATAATCTAGACAAATTATAGGCGTTATTTTATATACCCcggattattattttttaatctaacCAGAAGTACTCGCGCAATGTGGCGACgggtggtagtggtggcggtggtggtaacgatgtgattattaatgattgatgtaaatgatagtgtagttattttatggttaaggtatgtatcttttgtaaaaaattttattaatagtaTTATAGTTGTTCTAAAAGAAagcattataaaaatattaggtgaaatatttaaattaatgaataaaagagagaTATAATTTGGAAAAATATGGTTGagaaatattttagggatattttAGATAGATTTTTAGTGTCTAGGTGGatattttgagtattttaaaggtagaagttgaaaaagagaTGAGGGAGTAGTTTGTTTTACAATGGAGTATAGATAGACGAGGAAACAACGATAACATAACAATTATCTTACGTTAGTTAGGTTATCCATTTAGGTATGATTGAGGTTATCCAGCTATATATTACAAATGGTAATAGTTAATGTTCTTGACATATCAGTTTGGGATTAGTATattgaaatgtaacaaactttggacgaatatttatagtgtgaaataaataaagttatgttcattgtatgtaatcatctttaaatgatgtgtattgtatgtaagaaaatgtatccgaccaatcaaaaaaCTAATAAATGATAGCTATATATGGTTGACACGTATGcattattacatacaatacactatagacattcgtctaaagtttattacatttcagaatacttatcCCTCTCAGCTTATCTAAAGTTTTAATTACCTAGTAGATTTTAAAAGGTTATGCTTAGATACAGGGACAACTACCTAGAATGGATAGGATCTCATGAAATTAGGCTTTAGTGATTTTGCTTCTAGTAATTGGAAAACCGAGAGATATATATTTGAAGTTATTTAAAATTTGTAGCTGCTGGTTATCTGGAATTAAAGATGATTGGTACTAAAATAAATTCTAGGTCAAACTTAATGAGAATGTATCAAGGTGTATCATAGCCTCTTCGGTGTTCCTTTAATCAAGTGGTTGGGTGGGATTCACGTTGTAGAAGTTAAAGCCACAAAACTCATACTTAAAACCCACTGAGTATGTATAAGTAAAGTGACCTTACACAAATGAATATAAACTACTTTCAAAAATGAAGACAAAAGGTGATGCATGAAATTTGCAGGAAAATGTTACTGCTACATTTTCACTCTTACTAAAATGGAATAAATATAATGACTTAATGAGTAATAATAGTGTAAAACATTAGTTTTATGACTTTTTCAGTTAAGTCATTCTTTACAGATTAAGTTCAAAACAAACACACCCTGATAATTCACTGTATCTCGACATCTACTCATTAAGTCAATTTAGTCGTAAACAAACAACACCTAATCCAACTTAGTGGGTAAACCGATTAACCCAAAACAAGTTAGGGGCACCAGTGTAGGATTCAaggggtgtgtgtgtgtgtgtgtgtgtgagagttGCCGTTTAAATATTTAAGTACTCGGTAATCCCTTAAAAGACTAAAGAATGTCATACATTTAAAGGTCTTTATAGAAGCAATTTCTATTTGGAAAGATCATTTATGATTTGTTTATAGGTAAAATCGTTTCATACAAAGAATGACGTGGATGCGTGGCTTTTTGCTAATCCCATGACCTGTCCTGGAGCACTGCATTTTGTAGACAGAACTGCTACTGTAATTAGTTACGGTTTACAGACAAATTCTACACCTGCTGCAAAACGAGGAGATTATGAAGATCCAACATTCAAATTCCAAATACCATTACAAATTGCTGCTGAACGTGAAATTGCGAGGTCTTTAATAGGAGGTATAGAACATTACTGCATTGCCTTCATGTTTGGGTGGATTATCATTTGTAAATAGCTAAGCAACTTTTTTTATAATGTGGCAGATCCCAGTTTCAGTTGGGTTGTCAATCTGAAGGAATTTGCACACCCTGTAGTTCAAACATTCTCTTCTGTAGGCGCAATAGGACCAAGCTTGTTCCTGGCAATTGCCATGTTTGGCTTTGTGTTTCAGATTAGTTCTTTAATTGTTGAGAAAGAACTGAAGCTTCGCCAGgtacaaaattttattttttattctaattCTGTTTACTATATCAGTTGGGACTTTAACCCATTTATAGGCAATGTTTGGATTTACCTCTAAAGGAAACTGGTCAAATGGGCTGAATGGGTATGGACAGGTTCAAAACCATACAAAGAGTATTCAAGTGGATTAAACTTTTtgatacaaaagaaaagaattagAAAGGATTTAAGAACTAGTTTGCACCCAGCATGACCTGCTCAATTTGCTTCATCTACTGTTCAACATAATATGAAATTATTTCTATAATTCTGTATTGTTTTTCTTACAGTCGATGGCTATGATGGGTCTTTATGATACTGCGTATTGGTTATCGTGGCTTACATGGGAGGGAATCATTGCCCTACTTTCGTCTCTTTTCACAGTTCTCTTTGGAATGATATTTCAGTTTGATTTCTTCTTACATAACAGCTTTGCGGTTgtgtttcttgttttcttttttttccaattaaacATGGTAAGAATCTTTCGTTCTCAAAGTTGTTTTTTGGATTAGCATTTCATAACTTTTTCTGCTACTGCCAGGTTAGTTTTGCGTTTATGTTCTCATCATTCATCAGCAAATCCACTTCATCCACAAGCGTTGGCTTCTCTGTGTACATAGTTGGATTTCTGACACAGgctagttctttttttttttttcttaggcTTACCAAAAAACTATCTGCTTTTGCATATTTCAAATTGGAGAATTCTTTTTTTATGCAGGTGATTACCTTCTTTGGTTTTCCCTACAGTGACAACTACTCTGGCACTTACCGGACGATCTGGTCTTTTTACCCTCCTAATCTTCTTGCTAAAGCCATACAGTTGCTTTCTGTTTCTACTGCCACTCCTGAAGACCCTGGTATCACCTGGGCCAATAGAGGAAAGTGTGCACCGAATGACCCGGACTGTCTAATAACGGTGGTAAGCATTTAAATGGTGTTCATATACCTGTTTTTCTCATTCTCCCCCACGTATATGATAATTTGACTTATGCCTGATCTCAAACATGCAAATCATAAGTTCATCTTTGAAGAATCTAGAACAAATGGGCTAATTGTATCAAACAGGCAGCAAGTTGCCCATCGTATATTATTATTGCATGCAACGTTATAATTTGCTGTAACCCATACTACTTTATAATGGTCTATGCACTCGATAGTAAGTTTATGGGCTGTTGGTAATCACTACGCTACCCCTTTCTGTATGGTGATTTCTTTTGCCTTTTTACTATTATCATTTGAAGTTGACTTTTTTTGGTTTGACTTTTGCCAGAATGATATCTATATATGGCTTTTAGCAACATTTATTTTGTGGGGTGCTCTGGCAATCTACTTTGATAATATATTCCCCAACTCATCAGGTGTTAGAAAATCAGCTTTCTACTTTCTGAACCCTGGATATTGGTCAGGGAAAGGTGGAAACAGGGTTGAAGGTAATTGACTGAACTAGTAAATACAACAAATGTGGGAACGGGTCAAATGTGTTGAAAGTCGTTAAGTCTATTTCTTTTGTTCATACAACAAATATAGGTTTGTGATTGTAGCAaactaatattatttttttataatcataattaGCCCATCTATCTCAAATGAGAGTTAAACAGTGGAAATAAGTGTTGTTAGGTCAATCTGGCCTATGCCAATCGATACTAACCGAActcattttgacttttgacccgttacGTAAACCCGTTTGCCACCCCTACTAAACTTATACGTTGTTTGTACTCTTGCTATGTCTGTTGGTTCACTAAAGTTATCTTAATTCGTATTGTGTTTGAAGAGGGTCAGATTTGTAGTTGCATGCAATCTCTTCCACCGATAGAACATACATCACCAGATGATGAGGATGTACTTGAAGAGGAAAACATTGTGAAGCAACAACATAGAGAAGGTGTTGTTGACCAAAATTTTGCAGTTCAGATACATGGGCTCGTAAAAGTATATCCTGGAAAAACTAACATCGGTTGTTGTATTTGCAAGAAAAGCGCACCTTATCATGCTCTCAAGGTACATAATGAattacattatgtattatcCCAAATATGAAGTTAAGGTAACCAAACAGGAAATAGGTCTAACGAGCAAATAGTGTTTCgaagttcattttttttcccataAAACCTCCTAGTTCAGTTTATTCAAAAGTGTGAATATTATCGCAGTTATATCAGCTTTGCGATAATGTGACGCAAAAATGAAATTTGGACCCGATCTGATCAAAACGCTACCGGTTAACCAACCCGCTTTAGTTTTTAGCTCATAAATAAACTGTTCTTTTACTCAACTATTTTCAGGGTTTATGGTTGAACTTCCCTAAGGATCAGCTATTTTGTCTTTTAGGACCCAATGGAGCAGGAAAAACTACTGCAATCAATTGCTTAACTGGAATTACTCCAGTCACCGAAGGAGATGGTGAAATCTATATACTTTCAGTGCCAATGCTTTttggttatattttttaaaacagaaaatttatcattttaaatgTCTTGCTAACAGCTCTTATATATGGTCATTCCATTCGAAGCTCCATTGGCATGTCAAATATCCAAAAAATGCTAGGTGTATGCCCCCAGGTGACAATGTTTTTCTGAAACTCTTTGTTTGTGTTGGCTGCCTCGACCCATTGATTTATACATGAATTGCTTTTAGTTataaaactactttttttttttaatatctaatgggtcaaatgggttgagcaaggattatgtaaaaatgaaaatgggtCAAATATGTGGGTAGAGTCCTCCATGGTACTCAACCCGACCATCTATTACGTTTTGACCTGTTTTGAACCACATTACAatcacaaatttttttttgaaacggaCGTTTtttaagggtgttttgtcaaacaagttttggaaaaagaaaaatttgtgAAAGCGGGTTCACTTTTTTTACCCGAACCCGTTATTCGCAACACCGGGTTCAAATAAAGGAGGTTGAAACCGGTTTCGCAGTTTACCGACAACATGCAGGGGAATGGTTTGACTGGAACAGTGATGTGACATTAAGCCTGAACCCAGTTTTGCCACTACCGGGTTCGACCGTAACCCTACACGTGGCGGATCGTGGTGAAACCCTAGTTATGTTTTGTCAAAACctactatatatattagtattcaTGTGATGATGTATCTTCAACCATTATCAGTattataacaaatatttttagATAATATTCAaatgggattagtttcctgtaATGTAACTATcattgaccgaatgtctatagtaggaaaaaactaaagttgtgtgtattgtatgtaagcaactcgaaaaaatgtttattgtatgtaagaaaacatacgtggcaaccatatacaggtgccaattgtcagattttaattggttgaaacgaaattcttacatacaataaacattatttcgagttgcttacatacaatacacacaactttagttatttcctattatagacatttgttcaaagttttttacattccaggaaactaatccctattcAAACACTCAAACACTCAACtatatttccaaaaaaaaaatggcatcTTCATCATTAACCCAATTATGGTTCAGTTAATATGGGATGATTGTGTATCATTCGCAAATGGGATCCTTCAAACTGCAGAtccatcaaaaagaaaaagttttccTCTTTTTCACGTAATGGCTTATTCAGAAATTTGTGATGTCACTTACAgttgttttggtgtttcaaAACAAGACTTCAAACTGCAATTATATTTATGGTATGAATTTAAGGGTGCTCCTTTTAGAAATTTAATTATGGATGATAATACTTTGGGAATGATTTATCATCTGGGTGAAGCGCAATTTGAAGGGAAGTTCGAGCATACTTTTACAAACCAGTTGTTAAGCTTCACTCAAAGTCAATGTTTTTTTCAAGCGGGTAACCAGTCACAAGATAACaaagatgatgaagacaatgacgatgatgaagacaatgaaGACGATGAACatgttgaagatgatgaaattgCACCAATGGTTGATGGATCTGGTGATGAGGCACCTTATACAAGCAATGATACCATCAACGGATATAGCGTTGATGGGGATGTATCTGgatatgaagatgatgaagggGCACATGTAGAAGGTCCTTTGGAGCAGTAGCAACCTATCATGCACGGAAAAGCCATGGAGGCACCGTACCCCGTACCGGAAACTCATCGGGGACGGAAATGCCTACGGGTATGGCTGCGAAACGTCCCCAATCCGATTCGAAAAATTTGGGAACGTTCCTTGACcgtttcaataagtcaaagggCGTTTCTGCCGGAGTATAGCGATTCCAGCATCAATTTCCGGTGCCGGTAAGTAGTTTCTGCCGGAAATGAAAGAGCTAGCGACGGCAGGTGATGTGCCTTTGCGAAAATTTATAATCGAATAGGGATGGAGACGTACCTGGCTGTAGCAATGTGAGAGATACAGAGAAAAACTGAGTCAAACATAGAGCGGGGAAGATGACGGAAGAGGAAAGAAGTTGATAGGGATGGAGATGTTGAATTTTTGACCAGGAaattaaatactcgtatatgaaTGGAGAAGATGATGGGTTACAAAAAGTGACTGCCCCTTTGTCATTCACTTTACAATAACACCCTTAAAACTTGAATTTTTTATCTTATCTAACCCAAACTATtctaatatgtatattttaagcCTGCAAAGTTAAAGAATATGACATAAATACACTAagatcttaaaaaaataattgtttttaccTTATGACTAAACATTAACTTTATATTTGGAAGATGTATGAATTTTGAAGTTTACATCAACATATGAATATATTTTGGGGTTTGTGGtacattatttataatataagattatttttttatatgtatttattttcgTACCCGTGCCGTACccgtttcttgatttttttagttttgtcgtTTCCTGTTCCCGTACCCGTACCCGTACCCGTTTCCCGTTCCCGTACCAGTTCCCGTGCAACATAGGTAGAAACATCTTAATcttgacgatgatgatgaagatcgTCTAATGCCATTCAATGAAGTTCAAGAAGATGTGGTATTTTTGGTCGAAAGAAAGAAATGTGATAGAAAAAGGAATGCATTTTCAAAGCAAGGCGGAACTTGTATACGCTGTTAGGCTTTGGAACATAAGAGAAAACAGAGAACTTATTGTTCAAGATACGAGGCCACAGTTTTGGAAAGCACAGCGCATGACCAGGGGGAAGAATTATCGTGGTGTTATGAACCGGGTCGCGTGTAGGTGGGTTGTAGTTGGATCTAGCAAAAACAGTTTAGGATTGCTTCAAGTCACAAAGTGGGTCGAGAGTCACAATTGCTATGGAGAAGTGATATCTAACAGCAATCAATGTATGACAGAAAGTATGATAGCTTTTGAAATTTTGCCCCAGGTGAGGGTGGGTTTAACTTATCAAGTCAAACACATCCAGGCGCAAGTAAAAAGAACTTTCAGTGTCGATGTGACCTACGCCAAGACGTGGAATGCAAGAAGGATAGCAATTGAAAGGTTGTATGGAACTTGGCCGAGTAACTTTGATGCATTGCCCAAGTATATTGCTGAATTACAACGTGCTAATCCAGACACGGTTGTGGAATGGCTCCATTCTCCAACCAACTCAAGCCATATACAAACATTTAAGTTTGTATTTTGGACATTTGGATTGGCAATTAGAGCATTCCAATGTTGTATTCCAGTGATCTTTGTCGATGGCCCTCATTTGGAAGGCAGCTACAAGGGTAAGTTGCTAACTTTAGTGACTAAGAACGCTAATGGACAATTATTGCCTATTGCTTTTGCCTTGGTTGATGAAGAGTCATGAAAGTTGGGgatggtttttaaaatttctttcaaGAGCATGTTGGATCGCAGCGGCAGGGTGATTTGTGTATCGTTTCAGACCGTCACCAATGCATAATTAATGTAGTAAACCAAATTGACGGCTGGCATCATCGGTATTGTTTGAAGCACGTTTGTAGCAATGTCAACTCGCACTTCAAGAACAGGCGTATCAAAAATTTGGCTTGGGTTATCGGTTCCACATCCCAACAATCCAAGTATTTTCTTGGGCGGTGAATGAAGTCAGAGGTGAAGAAGAGGGTGTTTGGCCGTATTTGAGAAACATTGGTTTGGATAAGTGGACTCTAAAGCACGACTCGGGACTTCGTCGTTGGGGTAACTTAATGACAAATATTGCCGAGTGCCAAAACAATATCCTTGGAAAAGCTCGTATGCTACCTATTAGAGCTTTAATTGAGACCACT
It encodes:
- the LOC122608307 gene encoding ABC transporter A family member 2-like isoform X1, coding for MELQKGYKLLIQQYKALFTKNLLLAWRNKRATFLQLFSSIFFILLLFIIQKAIEGRFSFTTAFESLRDPQSLIDPPIPPCEDKYYTKLPCYDFVWSGSDSARIRSIVDRIRDNNPGRPIPSDKVKSFHTKNDVDAWLFANPMTCPGALHFVDRTATVISYGLQTNSTPAAKRGDYEDPTFKFQIPLQIAAEREIARSLIGDPSFSWVVNLKEFAHPVVQTFSSVGAIGPSLFLAIAMFGFVFQISSLIVEKELKLRQSMAMMGLYDTAYWLSWLTWEGIIALLSSLFTVLFGMIFQFDFFLHNSFAVVFLVFFFFQLNMVSFAFMFSSFISKSTSSTSVGFSVYIVGFLTQVITFFGFPYSDNYSGTYRTIWSFYPPNLLAKAIQLLSVSTATPEDPGITWANRGKCAPNDPDCLITVNDIYIWLLATFILWGALAIYFDNIFPNSSGVRKSAFYFLNPGYWSGKGGNRVEEGQICSCMQSLPPIEHTSPDDEDVLEEENIVKQQHREGVVDQNFAVQIHGLVKVYPGKTNIGCCICKKSAPYHALKGLWLNFPKDQLFCLLGPNGAGKTTAINCLTGITPVTEGDALIYGHSIRSSIGMSNIQKMLGVCPQFDILWDALSGQEHLYLFASIKGLPPASLNMVVRKLLAEVRLTESARVRARSYSGGMKRRLSVAIALIGEPKLVILDEPTTGMDPITRRHVWDIIENAKKGRAVILTTHSMEEADILSDRIGIMTKGRLRCIGNSIRLKSRFGTGYVANISFSGTNGDVTHAINHEEVKLFFKDCLDVLPKEENKSFVSFVIPHDREGQLTNFFEELENRKGEFGISDIQLSLTTLEEVFLNIAKQAEFESAAAEGRFTTLTLTSGTSLQIPVGARYIGIPGTISTENPRGTMVEVFWEQDDAGTLCIFGHSNETPIPPHVQFGNVLSNNPTRNFLGGSEQPRVMVIDPNEVANPTS
- the LOC122608307 gene encoding ABC transporter A family member 2-like isoform X2, whose translation is MELQKGYKLLIQQYKALFTKNLLLAWRNKRATFLQLFSSIFFILLLFIIQKAIEGRFSFTTAFESLRDPQSLIDPPIPPCEDKYYTKLPCYDFVWSGSDSARIRSIVDRIRDNNPGRPIPSDKVKSFHTKNDVDAWLFANPMTCPGALHFVDRTATVISYGLQTNSTPAAKRGDYEDPTFKFQIPLQIAAEREIARSLIGDPSFSWVVNLKEFAHPVVQTFSSVGAIGPSLFLAIAMFGFVFQISSLIVEKELKLRQSMAMMGLYDTAYWLSWLTWEGIIALLSSLFTVLFGMIFQFDFFLHNSFAVVFLVFFFFQLNMVSFAFMFSSFISKSTSSTSVGFSVYIVGFLTQVITFFGFPYSDNYSGTYRTIWSFYPPNLLAKAIQLLSVSTATPEDPGITWANRGKCAPNDPDCLITVNDIYIWLLATFILWGALAIYFDNIFPNSSGVRKSAFYFLNPGYWSGKGGNRVEVPPIEHTSPDDEDVLEEENIVKQQHREGVVDQNFAVQIHGLVKVYPGKTNIGCCICKKSAPYHALKGLWLNFPKDQLFCLLGPNGAGKTTAINCLTGITPVTEGDALIYGHSIRSSIGMSNIQKMLGVCPQFDILWDALSGQEHLYLFASIKGLPPASLNMVVRKLLAEVRLTESARVRARSYSGGMKRRLSVAIALIGEPKLVILDEPTTGMDPITRRHVWDIIENAKKGRAVILTTHSMEEADILSDRIGIMTKGRLRCIGNSIRLKSRFGTGYVANISFSGTNGDVTHAINHEEVKLFFKDCLDVLPKEENKSFVSFVIPHDREGQLTNFFEELENRKGEFGISDIQLSLTTLEEVFLNIAKQAEFESAAAEGRFTTLTLTSGTSLQIPVGARYIGIPGTISTENPRGTMVEVFWEQDDAGTLCIFGHSNETPIPPHVQFGNVLSNNPTRNFLGGSEQPRVMVIDPNEVANPTS